GTTGGCACGGCGCTGGTGGAAGGTGAGGACGGTGTCCGGCTCGAGGAGTCCGGCCTGCATCAGGGCGGCGAGCGGCCCGTGCGGGACGACGGGCGCGGCTGTTGCGCTGTCGGATCCTCCACCGAGGGACAGGGTGACGTGGATGGTGTCGTCGCCGCTCGCGCTCGTGAGCCGGGCGATGACGGCGGGGTCGAAGTGGATGCTGAGCGTGGCCATGCGTTCTCCTGCCATCGGTGGCCCCAGGGA
The nucleotide sequence above comes from Streptomyces sp. NBC_01216. Encoded proteins:
- a CDS encoding DUF4357 domain-containing protein, with protein sequence MATLSIHFDPAVIARLTSASGDDTIHVTLSLGGGSDSATAAPVVPHGPLAALMQAGLLEPDTVLTFHQRRANRSGRAVVTADGQLIVDGHPSPFPSPSKAAEAVTGNVINGWTLWHAPDGSTLDQLRQKLDAE